One part of the Natronorubrum sediminis genome encodes these proteins:
- a CDS encoding DUF6691 family protein, with amino-acid sequence MSADHEQHPLFLPLVFAGGLIFGFGLGFSHMAQPEVVLNFLTFEDFGLLFVMFGAAVVTGLTFFGVKLFRSEAPLTSTVYERRLKTLDTNVVLGGGIFGVGWGLSGICPGAAYASLGVGNIFILYGIAGMFVGAYIQGYWRSTSARTDASTPTAE; translated from the coding sequence ATGAGCGCCGACCACGAGCAACATCCGTTGTTCCTTCCGCTGGTGTTTGCTGGCGGGCTCATTTTCGGCTTCGGGCTTGGATTCAGTCACATGGCACAGCCGGAGGTCGTCCTGAACTTCCTCACGTTCGAGGACTTCGGACTGCTGTTCGTCATGTTCGGTGCGGCTGTCGTAACGGGACTCACGTTCTTCGGCGTGAAGCTCTTCCGGAGTGAGGCTCCGTTGACCAGCACCGTTTACGAACGCCGACTAAAGACGCTAGATACGAACGTCGTTCTCGGCGGCGGAATCTTCGGTGTCGGCTGGGGACTCTCCGGAATCTGTCCCGGGGCAGCCTACGCCAGTCTCGGCGTGGGTAACATCTTCATCCTCTATGGAATCGCGGGCATGTTCGTCGGTGCGTACATTCAAGGCTACTGGCGCTCGACGAGTGCCAGGACAGACGCATCGACACCCACAGCGGAGTGA
- a CDS encoding glutaredoxin family protein produces the protein MEFPPNQGLDQDEVDEQVDDLLADNDVVLFMKGTELMPQCGYSRKALGLISQHREEFETVDVLDSLDEYRAALNRHSGWETIPQTFVDGEFVGGSDVLEELEERGELDETLETA, from the coding sequence ATGGAGTTCCCACCGAACCAGGGCCTCGATCAGGACGAAGTCGACGAACAGGTAGACGACCTCCTCGCCGACAACGACGTCGTCCTCTTCATGAAGGGGACCGAACTCATGCCACAGTGTGGCTACTCGCGCAAAGCGCTCGGGCTCATCTCCCAACACCGCGAGGAGTTCGAAACGGTCGATGTCCTCGACTCACTCGACGAGTACCGCGCCGCACTCAACCGACACAGTGGCTGGGAGACGATTCCCCAGACGTTCGTCGACGGCGAATTCGTTGGTGGATCCGACGTTCTCGAAGAACTCGAGGAGCGCGGAGAGTTGGACGAGACACTCGAAACAGCGTAA
- a CDS encoding DUF7110 family protein, producing the protein MSTEESRHVYRLHSTLELPLEDLREHIDEATYPDGVADVEITRRNNTLILKAVAEDESVSKYTPTAQLKASVTENRVYEEDPEERRNSFRWDEEEEEEIESELVEFAAFKGDRETVLQNSLLQYQMFLVLCEIAEAAEKGTLTAISEHSGDLEATRIVEGEARPADIEVVEGPREHSSGQNGVNWRDNKFISD; encoded by the coding sequence ATGTCAACAGAGGAATCCAGACACGTATATCGGCTGCATTCAACGCTCGAATTGCCCCTCGAAGACCTACGCGAACACATCGACGAAGCTACATACCCAGATGGAGTCGCCGACGTGGAGATAACGCGGCGAAATAATACTCTCATTCTCAAAGCTGTCGCCGAGGATGAATCCGTTAGCAAGTACACGCCAACTGCACAACTCAAAGCGAGTGTCACCGAAAACCGGGTGTACGAAGAGGATCCGGAGGAGCGCCGGAACTCGTTCCGCTGGGACGAGGAGGAAGAAGAGGAGATCGAATCCGAACTCGTCGAGTTCGCCGCGTTCAAAGGCGACCGCGAGACGGTTCTCCAGAACTCCTTGTTGCAGTACCAGATGTTCCTCGTGCTCTGTGAAATTGCGGAGGCAGCGGAGAAAGGGACGCTGACCGCGATTTCAGAACACAGCGGCGACCTCGAGGCGACGCGGATCGTCGAAGGCGAAGCGCGTCCGGCAGACATCGAAGTGGTCGAAGGGCCTCGAGAACACTCCTCTGGCCAAAACGGCGTTAACTGGCGAGACAACAAGTTCATCAGCGACTAG
- a CDS encoding ATP-binding protein produces the protein MPDSVEQLAVSTDDFAFPAEEILTGRGFITGKSGSGKSNTASVVVEELLDRNLPLLLVDTDGEYVDLQETYENLMHVGGADRCDLQIDSESADKLTSYALEEHVPIVLDVSTYHDEEETAAVLEATVEALFIAEHEYRIPFLLLLEEAHEFIPQQGGTGGSDLKSLLIRVAKRGRKRGLGICALSQRPAAVDKDFITQCNWFVWHRLTWENDTTVVSRIIGTESAETVQTLDDGEALVQTDWAESVDRVQFRLRRTDDVGSTPSLEDLDRTRRTDQPNDVNDPDSMAASGDSADSSSGSSGQSTSSQSSSQSASSKSSSQSALSTSRRANRPGASASKTDVSGGFGANTVERTEIRYDESATSASSLSVPDQKPSLERRLDRHNPPENTAEPLWELGAMVVYLYDLLVWYHLSAISILEARYARSIRRLKTALVSRHYASRPRRYERYLYRLGALLTVLLCYGLLISSVLVLV, from the coding sequence ATGCCCGATTCCGTCGAACAACTGGCAGTGTCGACCGACGACTTCGCGTTTCCAGCCGAGGAAATCCTCACAGGACGGGGCTTCATCACTGGCAAGTCGGGCAGCGGCAAGTCGAACACGGCGAGCGTCGTCGTCGAAGAGTTACTCGATCGGAATCTCCCGTTGTTGCTCGTCGATACCGACGGGGAGTACGTCGATTTGCAAGAGACTTACGAGAACCTCATGCACGTCGGCGGCGCCGATCGCTGTGACCTCCAGATCGACAGCGAGAGCGCAGACAAACTGACGTCGTACGCACTCGAGGAGCACGTTCCGATCGTACTCGACGTTTCGACGTACCACGACGAGGAGGAAACGGCGGCAGTTCTCGAGGCGACAGTCGAGGCCCTGTTCATCGCCGAACACGAGTACCGAATTCCGTTCTTACTCTTGCTCGAGGAAGCCCACGAGTTTATCCCACAACAGGGCGGGACCGGTGGAAGCGATCTGAAGTCCTTGTTGATCCGAGTGGCAAAGCGCGGCCGGAAGCGGGGCCTTGGCATCTGTGCGCTCTCCCAGCGACCCGCTGCGGTCGACAAGGACTTCATCACTCAGTGCAACTGGTTCGTCTGGCATCGCCTGACCTGGGAGAACGACACGACCGTCGTCTCCCGAATTATCGGCACCGAGTCCGCCGAGACGGTACAGACGTTAGACGACGGTGAAGCACTCGTGCAGACTGACTGGGCGGAATCGGTCGACCGCGTTCAGTTTCGGCTCCGGCGAACCGACGATGTCGGTTCGACGCCGTCACTCGAGGATCTCGATCGAACGCGTCGGACTGACCAACCGAACGATGTCAACGACCCCGATTCGATGGCGGCCTCCGGTGACTCCGCAGATTCGTCGTCCGGGTCTTCTGGCCAGTCGACGTCGTCCCAATCATCGAGTCAGTCGGCATCGTCCAAGTCTTCGAGTCAGTCGGCGTTATCCACCTCGCGTCGAGCAAACAGACCGGGAGCGTCTGCGTCGAAAACGGACGTGAGTGGTGGTTTTGGGGCCAACACCGTGGAGCGGACCGAAATCCGCTACGACGAATCGGCTACTTCTGCGTCGTCGCTCTCCGTCCCCGATCAAAAACCGTCACTCGAGCGACGACTCGACCGGCACAACCCACCGGAGAACACCGCAGAGCCGCTGTGGGAACTCGGTGCGATGGTTGTCTACCTCTACGACTTACTCGTCTGGTATCACCTGTCTGCTATTTCGATACTCGAGGCCCGGTACGCTCGCTCGATCAGACGGCTCAAAACCGCCCTCGTCAGTCGACACTACGCCAGCCGACCACGTCGATACGAACGGTACCTGTATCGGCTGGGTGCACTCCTCACGGTACTCCTCTGTTATGGACTCCTCATCTCGAGTGTGCTCGTATTGGTCTGA
- the hmgB gene encoding hydroxymethylglutaryl-CoA synthase, producing MTAVGIDAVEIWTGNLKLDLPGTFAPEKDEDPEKYTKGLGLNASSFPDSYEDIVTMGANAAHRLMERKGLDPDDIGRIDVATESAFDNSKPVSTYVAGCLEQVFEGDFHHANKGERKFACIAGTQSLDDAYNWIRAGRNRGRSALVIATDTALYARGDAGEATQGAGAVAMLISEDPDFVTLSTEQGYGSADETDFLKPNQQFPSVDGKRSVQVYLARMREALQDYEQVAGDVHPDDLAFIPFHTPFPGMVRKAGLLGYRHITRDTSFEDDLADEIGRQPRSEAFDTDEEFHDALREYMDALKDTDAYQEWYAETIDPTLTLSREVGNWYTGSVHIARISALKHALEAGRDMTGKQLLVGSYGSGAQAEIHSEIVQDGWEGEIEALNIDNQLEDRYDLSWADYEEVHDVHNHDMDVDVEEFTAPDSEFVFDGWGRMGERKYRYVE from the coding sequence ATGACTGCAGTCGGTATCGACGCCGTCGAAATCTGGACCGGGAATCTCAAACTCGACTTACCCGGGACGTTCGCCCCCGAAAAGGACGAAGATCCCGAGAAGTACACCAAAGGGCTCGGCCTCAACGCCAGTTCGTTCCCCGACAGTTACGAAGATATCGTTACGATGGGTGCGAACGCCGCCCACCGACTGATGGAACGCAAAGGCCTCGATCCCGACGATATCGGCCGAATTGACGTCGCGACCGAGAGCGCGTTCGACAACTCGAAGCCGGTTTCGACGTACGTCGCTGGTTGCCTCGAGCAGGTGTTCGAGGGCGACTTCCACCACGCGAACAAAGGAGAGCGAAAGTTCGCCTGTATCGCCGGGACGCAGAGTCTCGACGACGCGTACAACTGGATCCGCGCGGGCCGGAATCGAGGTCGCTCGGCACTGGTCATCGCGACCGATACGGCGCTGTACGCACGCGGTGACGCCGGTGAGGCGACGCAGGGTGCGGGTGCCGTCGCGATGCTCATCAGCGAGGATCCGGATTTCGTCACGCTCTCGACCGAACAGGGCTACGGCTCTGCGGACGAAACGGACTTCCTCAAGCCGAATCAGCAGTTTCCCTCCGTCGACGGCAAACGCTCGGTACAGGTCTACCTCGCTCGTATGCGCGAAGCGTTACAGGACTACGAACAGGTTGCAGGCGACGTCCACCCCGACGATCTCGCGTTTATTCCGTTCCACACGCCGTTCCCCGGCATGGTCCGCAAAGCCGGCTTGCTCGGGTACCGACACATTACGCGCGACACCTCGTTCGAAGACGATTTGGCCGACGAAATCGGCCGCCAACCCCGTTCCGAGGCGTTCGACACCGACGAGGAGTTTCACGACGCGCTTCGGGAGTACATGGACGCACTCAAGGACACAGATGCCTACCAGGAGTGGTACGCGGAGACGATCGATCCGACGCTCACGCTCTCTCGAGAGGTCGGCAACTGGTACACCGGCTCCGTCCACATCGCCCGAATCAGCGCACTCAAACACGCACTCGAAGCGGGGCGTGACATGACGGGGAAGCAACTCCTCGTCGGATCCTACGGTAGTGGTGCCCAGGCCGAAATCCACTCCGAGATCGTCCAGGACGGCTGGGAAGGAGAGATCGAAGCGCTGAACATCGACAACCAACTCGAGGACCGCTACGACCTCTCCTGGGCGGACTACGAGGAGGTCCACGACGTCCACAATCACGACATGGACGTCGACGTCGAGGAGTTCACTGCACCCGATTCGGAGTTCGTCTTCGATGGGTGGGGTCGGATGGGTGAACGAAAGTATCGTTACGTCGAGTAG
- the phoU gene encoding phosphate signaling complex protein PhoU has product MARQSYQEQLTELREDILYMSEIVMERLRMGLDALEQKDEALAREVMEGDGEINRMYLELEQQCIDLLALQQPVASDLRFIAASFKIITDLERIADLAVNLGEYTLEAQENLFPDVDVQEMGELTLEMIENAMVAYDVEDTDSCRELADRDDDLDHFAERASEIVVRDLIERELDSPKEIEALLQDVSRLLLTIRDLERVGDHAVNIAARTVYMVENDDELIY; this is encoded by the coding sequence ATGGCTCGACAATCGTATCAAGAACAACTCACGGAACTCCGAGAGGATATTCTCTACATGAGTGAGATTGTCATGGAGCGTCTTCGGATGGGGCTCGATGCCCTCGAGCAGAAAGACGAAGCACTCGCTCGAGAAGTGATGGAAGGTGACGGCGAGATCAATCGCATGTATCTGGAGTTAGAACAGCAGTGTATCGACCTGCTGGCGCTTCAACAACCCGTCGCGAGCGATCTGCGTTTTATCGCCGCTTCCTTCAAGATCATCACCGATCTCGAGCGAATCGCCGATCTCGCGGTCAACCTCGGCGAGTATACGCTCGAGGCACAGGAGAATCTCTTTCCCGACGTCGACGTCCAGGAGATGGGCGAGTTGACGCTCGAGATGATCGAGAACGCGATGGTTGCTTACGACGTGGAGGATACCGACTCCTGTCGCGAACTCGCCGACCGAGACGACGACCTCGATCACTTCGCCGAGCGAGCCAGCGAAATCGTCGTTCGCGACCTGATCGAACGCGAACTCGACTCCCCTAAAGAGATCGAAGCGCTCTTACAGGACGTCTCACGGCTCCTGTTGACGATTCGGGATCTCGAGCGCGTGGGCGACCACGCCGTCAATATCGCTGCCCGGACGGTGTACATGGTCGAAAACGACGACGAGCTGATTTACTGA
- a CDS encoding ABC transporter permease, whose protein sequence is MNERLERLGLLPVLGLVYVLLLLPVVIVVLTSFTVSEQPTIPYDGVTLEWYVELLYNSRIYDSIISSVIVGVAASLLAGAIGTATAFGFVRSEIPYKETLATVMLLPIMISPVIIGLALLRFGGTVGMSSGYPVIILTHTVLTFPFVFLIVRSRLLTFDTQLEDASRTLGANNIETVCNVTLPLLAPAVAAGMLLAFVISFGEFTATQFLTGAGSQTVPIYIYNQIGTGLSPEISALATVLVVVMIAAGYLGDRLT, encoded by the coding sequence ATGAACGAACGACTCGAGCGACTCGGACTACTGCCGGTGCTCGGACTCGTCTACGTCCTCCTGTTGTTACCGGTCGTCATCGTCGTGTTGACCTCGTTTACCGTCAGCGAGCAACCGACGATTCCCTACGACGGCGTGACCCTCGAGTGGTACGTCGAACTCCTCTACAATTCGCGAATCTACGATAGCATCATCTCGAGCGTTATCGTCGGCGTCGCCGCATCGCTACTGGCTGGTGCGATCGGGACGGCGACGGCGTTTGGCTTCGTCAGAAGCGAAATACCCTACAAGGAGACGCTCGCAACGGTGATGTTGCTCCCGATCATGATCTCGCCGGTTATCATCGGCCTCGCACTGTTGCGATTCGGCGGCACGGTCGGAATGTCCAGTGGCTACCCCGTCATCATCTTGACGCACACCGTCCTGACGTTCCCGTTCGTCTTCTTGATCGTCCGTTCTCGGTTGCTCACCTTCGATACGCAACTCGAGGACGCCTCCCGGACGCTCGGGGCGAACAACATCGAGACGGTGTGTAACGTCACGTTGCCCCTACTGGCACCGGCGGTCGCTGCCGGTATGCTGCTGGCGTTCGTGATCTCGTTCGGCGAGTTCACGGCGACGCAGTTCCTGACGGGCGCTGGCTCACAGACCGTACCGATCTACATCTACAACCAGATCGGGACCGGTCTCAGCCCGGAGATCAGCGCGCTGGCGACGGTGCTGGTCGTCGTTATGATCGCCGCTGGCTACCTCGGCGATCGACTCACTTGA
- a CDS encoding ABC transporter permease yields MRTIRLDSVSLPPALRKRVSARTLVGLGLVWLTVFFIVPVLYLLVESLNFGDGGLFTYYETALSGVYGETLVRTFLYAFLTTAICLVLGYLSAYYIAFKSKRAILLLSLVLLPLWIAIIIRFFGVRLFFISSGPVQQVFGTDFGFLFSRNGVILGLVCALLPFAVLPIYNSLRSIDDELINASHTLGASQLQTLRTVILPLSYPGIIAATLFVFILAAGSYLAPSFLGSSENLMMANRIADAQGYSVALASAMSVVFTGGLLILVGLFNHFANVSEVLGDL; encoded by the coding sequence ATGAGGACGATCAGGCTCGATTCGGTCTCGCTCCCACCAGCGCTGCGCAAACGCGTGTCGGCACGGACACTCGTCGGACTCGGATTGGTGTGGCTCACCGTCTTCTTCATCGTCCCCGTCTTGTATCTCCTCGTCGAGAGTCTCAACTTCGGCGACGGCGGACTCTTTACGTACTACGAAACGGCGTTGAGCGGCGTTTACGGCGAAACATTGGTACGGACGTTCCTGTACGCATTCCTCACGACGGCCATCTGTCTGGTCCTTGGCTACCTGAGCGCGTACTACATCGCGTTCAAGTCGAAACGAGCGATCCTGTTGCTCTCGTTAGTCCTCTTGCCGCTCTGGATCGCGATCATCATCCGGTTCTTCGGGGTTCGGTTGTTCTTCATCTCCTCGGGGCCGGTCCAGCAGGTGTTCGGCACTGACTTCGGATTTCTCTTCTCTCGGAACGGCGTCATACTCGGACTCGTCTGTGCGTTATTGCCCTTCGCGGTCTTACCAATCTACAACTCGCTCCGATCGATCGACGACGAACTGATAAACGCCTCTCACACGCTCGGGGCGAGCCAACTCCAAACGCTTCGAACGGTGATTTTGCCGCTGAGTTATCCCGGAATCATCGCGGCGACGCTGTTCGTGTTCATCCTCGCCGCCGGATCGTACCTGGCACCGTCGTTCCTCGGTAGTTCAGAGAACCTCATGATGGCCAACCGAATCGCCGACGCACAGGGCTACAGCGTGGCACTCGCCTCCGCCATGTCCGTCGTGTTTACGGGTGGCCTGTTGATCCTCGTCGGCTTGTTCAACCACTTCGCAAACGTCTCGGAGGTGCTCGGCGACCTATGA
- a CDS encoding ABC transporter ATP-binding protein, translating into MLEVSELTKTYGSLLAVDDLSFKLEQGEFATLLGPSGCGKSTTLHAIAGLRDATDGTVYLRGEDVTNVPTNERNIGFVFQHSALFPHMTAHENITYGLKMQEFEGRDHDEQAERFLEMVELDGHGDHKPTELSGGQQRRLSLARALAYEPDILLLDEPLTGLDRVLRETMRNEIKKIQQEVDVTTLHVTHDQAEALSMSDRVIVMNEGKKEQEGTPKELYRDPETEFVAEFVGKSTKFTGAPTQSARGDGDGQVMASNATPVNVGDLQVHVDTSADFEDGQRSLYVRPEEITVRESPTEKVANSFSATISHIEYLGHRNEIEATLEDGTAVTAYGDASVDLEDGDEIGIEFDPADVIVL; encoded by the coding sequence ATGCTCGAAGTAAGCGAATTGACGAAGACCTACGGGTCACTCCTCGCCGTCGACGACCTCTCGTTCAAACTGGAGCAAGGCGAGTTCGCGACCTTGCTCGGACCGAGTGGCTGTGGGAAGAGTACGACACTCCACGCCATCGCTGGCCTTCGCGACGCGACGGACGGGACGGTCTACCTTCGCGGTGAGGACGTAACGAACGTGCCGACGAACGAACGGAACATCGGATTCGTGTTCCAACACTCCGCGTTGTTCCCGCACATGACGGCCCACGAGAACATCACCTATGGGCTGAAGATGCAGGAATTCGAGGGTCGCGATCACGACGAACAGGCCGAGCGATTCCTCGAGATGGTCGAACTCGACGGCCACGGCGATCACAAGCCGACCGAACTCTCCGGCGGACAGCAGCGTCGCCTCTCGCTCGCCCGTGCACTCGCGTACGAACCCGACATTCTGTTGCTTGACGAACCGCTGACCGGGCTCGACCGCGTCCTGCGCGAGACGATGCGAAACGAGATTAAGAAGATCCAACAGGAAGTCGACGTCACGACGTTACACGTCACGCACGATCAGGCTGAAGCCCTCTCGATGTCCGACCGCGTAATCGTGATGAACGAAGGGAAAAAAGAGCAAGAAGGGACGCCCAAGGAACTCTACCGAGATCCAGAGACCGAGTTCGTCGCGGAGTTCGTCGGCAAGTCAACGAAGTTCACCGGAGCGCCGACGCAATCGGCACGCGGCGACGGCGACGGCCAGGTGATGGCGTCGAACGCGACTCCCGTCAACGTCGGCGACCTGCAGGTTCACGTCGATACATCGGCCGACTTCGAGGACGGACAGCGCTCGCTGTACGTACGTCCGGAGGAGATTACCGTCCGCGAATCACCGACGGAAAAAGTGGCAAACAGTTTCTCGGCGACGATCTCCCACATCGAGTACCTCGGCCACCGAAACGAGATCGAAGCAACGCTCGAGGACGGCACCGCCGTCACTGCCTACGGTGACGCCTCGGTCGACCTCGAGGACGGCGACGAGATCGGCATCGAATTCGATCCGGCGGACGTGATCGTGCTATGA
- a CDS encoding ABC transporter substrate-binding protein: protein MRDVSTGENPTRGMSRRSYLQLGAGASAVALAGCLGSGETLTYLNRGGAIQDAEIEVLQEWEDENDIQIEFDEQPDDTDMMEQMSTDPGGYDIVTLSPYGYALDSVQYADEDLLLDIDYDEVPNYTENIQEEWQDQEFFGDKGLFYHVSAQGIGYNTDEVDEITSWDDIKDPDLEGEVTLFSSGPTRFGNSCAALGIDVADALEDDDLYDEVMDEIEEMDQYVYQYWDSGQDFMGDLSEEEAYVADAWGGRVETLAEDGDPVDYVIPEEGCISWSVAFSILEESDMHEEAYDLLNWIYEEETALEMVEHHYYPIPLEGDHDELEGRFESLDADDVLTFDWELVVENIERIEQDFANITG, encoded by the coding sequence ATGCGTGACGTTAGTACGGGAGAGAACCCCACACGCGGAATGTCGCGACGATCGTACCTCCAACTCGGTGCTGGGGCGTCTGCGGTGGCGTTAGCTGGGTGTCTTGGGAGTGGAGAGACGCTGACCTATCTCAATCGTGGCGGTGCGATACAGGACGCCGAAATAGAGGTACTCCAAGAGTGGGAAGACGAGAACGATATCCAGATCGAGTTCGACGAACAGCCGGACGACACCGATATGATGGAGCAGATGTCGACGGACCCCGGGGGATACGATATCGTGACGCTCTCTCCCTACGGATACGCGCTGGATTCCGTCCAGTACGCCGACGAGGATCTGTTGCTCGACATCGACTACGACGAAGTCCCGAATTACACGGAAAACATCCAAGAAGAGTGGCAAGATCAGGAGTTCTTCGGCGACAAAGGACTGTTCTATCACGTCTCCGCCCAGGGAATCGGATACAACACGGACGAAGTCGACGAAATTACCTCCTGGGACGACATCAAAGACCCTGACCTAGAAGGCGAAGTGACGCTGTTTAGCAGCGGTCCAACGCGATTCGGGAACTCGTGTGCGGCGCTGGGTATCGACGTCGCTGACGCGCTCGAGGACGACGACCTCTACGACGAGGTCATGGACGAAATCGAGGAGATGGACCAGTACGTCTACCAGTACTGGGATTCGGGCCAGGACTTCATGGGCGACCTCAGCGAAGAGGAGGCCTACGTTGCCGACGCCTGGGGTGGTCGCGTCGAAACGCTCGCAGAGGATGGCGACCCAGTCGACTACGTCATTCCCGAAGAGGGCTGTATCAGCTGGTCCGTCGCCTTCTCGATTCTCGAGGAGAGTGACATGCACGAAGAGGCCTACGACCTGCTCAACTGGATCTACGAGGAAGAGACGGCCCTCGAGATGGTCGAACATCACTACTACCCAATCCCTCTCGAGGGCGACCACGACGAACTCGAGGGCCGCTTCGAGTCCCTCGACGCGGACGACGTGTTGACCTTCGACTGGGAGCTCGTCGTCGAAAACATCGAGCGGATCGAACAGGATTTCGCCAACATCACCGGATAA